The sequence ATGTAGCCCCAGAAGTCGCCGAAGCCGCGGTCACGCCACGCGCGGCGTCCGAGCGACGCGATCGCAGGCCCGTAGCCCGCCGCCTCCAGGGGTCGGAGGCCGGACCACACCACCTGGGCGTCTGCCAGCTTCTCGACGGCGCTGACGCTGATGGCGCGTTCACCCCGCAGGTCGCGAACCGATGATCCCTCCCCCTTCGATGCGTGCCAGCGCCGCTGCAGCGCGGGCGCCGACACCGCCGCGGCCAGCAGCTCACCAGCGCGCTCGACGGCGACCAGGGTGGCGAAGACGGGGATGCCGCGGACCAGGTTGTGGGTGCCATCGATCGGGTCGATGATCCAGCGCGTCTCGCCGTCCCCCGCCTCATCGGCGAACTCCTCGCCGACCAGGCCGTGGTGCGGGAAGGCAGCCGTGATCCGCTCGCGGAGGAGCGTCTCGACCTCGGTATCTGCCTGGGTGACGAGCGTGTCATCCGGCTTGGAGGAGACCCGCAGTCCGGTCTCCACGTGGCGCATGACGAGGGGATCGGTCTCGTCCAGCAGCTCGACCGCGAAACGGCGCAGGGCGGCGGGATCGCGGTCGTCCGTGTGCTGGGCAGACACCCGGCTAGCATAGCCCGATGCGCTCGCCCTTCACCCGCACCGCCCTCTCGGGGGAGGTCCTGATGGTGCTGGTGGCGATCCTGTGGGGCAGCGCCTTTCCCGTGACGAGGTTGCTGCTGGAGGAGATGCCTCCCCTGGGTGCCGCCGCATGGCGAACGCTGCTGGCG is a genomic window of Chloroflexota bacterium containing:
- a CDS encoding inositol monophosphatase family protein, translating into MSAQHTDDRDPAALRRFAVELLDETDPLVMRHVETGLRVSSKPDDTLVTQADTEVETLLRERITAAFPHHGLVGEEFADEAGDGETRWIIDPIDGTHNLVRGIPVFATLVAVERAGELLAAAVSAPALQRRWHASKGEGSSVRDLRGERAISVSAVEKLADAQVVWSGLRPLEAAGYGPAIASLGRRAWRDRGFGDFWGYMLVAEGAADAMLEIGPTLWDLAAPALIVREAGGRLTDFAGRDSYAGPQALATNGRLHAAIVEHLA